The following nucleotide sequence is from Pseudomonas sessilinigenes.
TTGCCCTGGAGGAACCCCGGGATGACCGGCAGGTGGCCGAGCGGGTGATCGCCGTGGACGGCTATGGCGTTTCCACCTCTGGCGACTACCGTAATTACTTCGAGCAGGACGGCCAGCGCTACTCCCATACTTTCGATGCCAGGGCCGGGCGGCCCATTGCTCACAAGCTCGCTTCGGTAACGGTGGTTCATCCTTCGGCGCTGATGGCCGATGGCTTGTCGACGCTGCTGCTCATCCTGGGCCCCGAGGCTGGCTGGGACTATGCCGAAAAACAGGCGATCGCCGCGTTTTTCGTGATGCGTGCCGATACAGGTTTCGTCACACGCAGCAACCCGGCCTTCGACCGGTTGTTCCCGGGGCGGCCCAAGTGAGCCAATGAGGGCGCGCACGCTGTAGTGCAGGCAAAAGTAGCCTACGACGCGACCAAGGGTTAATGTGCGCGGCGTTGTCGCTTCTATAGACTGTGCCCGGGTTCGTAACCGAGCCAAATTGATCCTTCATGCCGCTGGCCGCGGCATGATTTAGCCGTAGGTGCCAGAAGGGCATCGCGGCCTGTTCTGAGGAGTACGCATGGCTGTCTACAACTACGACGTAGTGGTGCTGGGTTCAGGCCCCGCTGGAGAAGGTGCGGCGATGAATGCCGCGAAAGCAGGGCGCAAGGTGGCAATGGTCGACAGCCGTCGCCAGGTCGGCGGTAACTGCACTCACTTGGGTACCATCCCGTCCAAGGCCTTGCGTCACTCGGTCCGGCAGATCATGCAGTTCAACACCAACCCGATGTTCCGGGCCATTGGCGAGCCGCGCTGGTTTTCCTTCCCGGACGTGCTCAAGAGCGCGGAAAAAGTCATCTCCAAGCAGGTGGCCTCGCGTACCGGCTACTACGCGCGCAACCGGGTCGATGTGTTCTTCGGTACTGGCAGCTTCGCCGACGAGCAGACGGTCGAAGTGGTTTGCGCCAATGGCGTAGTGGAAAAACTGGTGGCCAAGCACATCATCATCGCCACCGGCTCGCGCCCTTATCGCCCGGCGGACATCGATTTCAACCATCCGCGTATCTACGATAGCGACACCATCCTCAGCCTTGGCCATACCCCGCGCAAGCTCATCGTCTACGGTGCCGGAGTGATCGGTTGCGAATACGCCTCGATCTTCAGCGGCCTGGGTGTGCTGGTGGAGCTGGTGGACAACCGCGGCCAGTTGCTCAGCTTCCTGGACTCCGAGATCTCCCAGGCCCTGAGCTACCACTTCAGCAACAACAACATCACCGTGCGCCACAACGAAGAGTACGAGCGGGTCGAGGGCGTGGATAACGGCGTGATCCTGCACCTCAAGTCCGGCAAGAAGATCAAGGCCGACGCCTTGCTCTGGTGCAACGGCCGTACCGGCAACACCGACAAGCTGGGCATGGAGAACATCGGGATCAAGGTCAATGGCCGTGGTCAGATCGAGGTGGACGAGAACTACCGCACCAGCGTGCCGAACATCTATGGCGCCGGTGACGTGATCGGTTGGCCGAGCCTGGCCAGTGCCGCCCACGACCAGGGGCGTTCCGCTGCCGGCAGCATCGTCGACAACGGCAGCTGGCGCTTCGTCAACGACGTGCCGACCGGGATCTACACCATTCCCGAGATCAGCTCGATCGGCAAGAACGAGCAGGAGCTGACCCAGGCCAAGGTGCCATACGAAGTGGGCAAGGCGTTCTTCAAGGGCATGGCCCGCGCGCAGATCGCCGGCGAGCCCCAGGGCATGCTGAAGATCCTGTTCCACCGCGAGACCCTGGAGGTACTGGGCGTGCACTGCTTCGGTTACCAGGCTTCGGAGATCGTGCACATCGGCCAGGCGATCATGAACCAGCCGGGCGAGCTCAATACCCTGAAGTACTTCGTCAACACCACCTTCAACTACCCGACCATGGCCGAGGCCTATCGGGTGGCAGCGTACGACGGCCTCAACCGGCTTTTTTGAGCGGCTCCGGCCGGTGGCCTGAGCCGGCCGGGGAGACCGATTTCAGTAATTCTCGAGGGTGGCGCTGGCCAAACCGGGAAAGTCTGTAATCAGGCTATCTACGCCGAAGTCGGCGAGCCTGCGCATCAGCGCCGGCTCGTTGACCGTCCACACTGACACATGCAGGCCCTGGCGCTGCGCCCGTTGCAGGCGTTCCGGGGTGCACAGGGTCCAGTTCAGCGCAAGCATCTGGCAGCCATAGCTCTGGGCGACCTTCAGTGGGTCGAGCCAGGCGTACTCGGCTACCAGTCCGCGGGACAGGTCCGGAGTCAGTTCGACGGCGGCCTTGAGGACCTCCCGGGAGCTCGAGGTGACGGTGACCTTGTCCAGCAGGCCGAAGCGCTGGGCCATTTCCCGGATCGCCAGTACGGTGGTGGCGGCACGGGTGCGCGAGGCGCTCTTGACCTCCAGCTGCCAGTGCTCGAAGTCGCATTTCTCGAACAACTCCTCCAGGCGCGGGATGGGGCAGGGGCTGACCCAGCCCGGGCCGCCCCGGCGTGCATCGTAGGTCACCAGTTCGGCAGCGGAGTGCTCCACGACCTTGCCGCGCCGGTCGGTGGTGCGCTTGAGGGTCGGGTCATGGATGACCATCAGTTCCCCGTCCATGGACAGGTGCAGGTCGAGCTCGCAGCGGCGTACGCCGTGCTTGAGGCATTCCTGAAAGCTGGTCAGGGTGTTTTCCGGCGCTTCGCCCTTGGCGCCGCGATGGCCATAGATCAGGGTCACAATTGCTCCTTCACGGATGTTGTTCCTTTAAGAGGGGTCAGGCGCGCTCATTGGGTGTCGGGAGTGTTCTGTTCCCGGGCCAGGCGACGTTGTTGGGCCTGTTTCTGCATGATATAGCGTGCCAACAGCTGGCGCTGGGCCTCGGTCAATGCTTCGAATTCGGTGCCGATTTCAAAGGTGCCGAAGCCCTGGGGCTCGCAGTGGGTGACCTTGGCTCGCAACAGCAGGCCCAGGGCCTGGGGCATCAGCAGCAGTTTCAGCGCCAGGTGGCTACCGGCCGGGTAGCTCTGGTGGTGGCCGAATTCGATGCCCCCCTCCGAGAGGATCACCCGTTGCGGCTCGCCGAACTTGCCGAGCACGGTCTGGGCCACTACCTGGCCGAGCAGGTCGATGCGCTTGTTCATGACCTTGAGGTAGCTGGCCAGGGTGCGATCGCGCTCGCTGACCTGGCGCAACAGGTGCTGGGATTCGAATTCGCTCAGGTGCAATTCACTGAGCAGATTGAACAGTGCGGACTCATCCTGCAACACTTCCTTGCTCGCCGCATCGTGGGCGGACAAGGGGCTAATTTCCAGTGCGATCGCGTCCTCGATACGGTAGTATTCGCGGCGATCTTCTTCATCTAATGTCGACATGGCGAACCCATGGTAGAGGCAGTGGTCTGAGTGTAAAGCTGCTTACCAGGCCCCGCCACAAGGACGTCTTCTTTTCCTCCGAACAAGCCCCGACATGTTCAGACCTCTGTTTGCTTTCATCGGCACGCGTTACACCCGTGCAAAGCGCCGCAATCATTTTGTGTCATTCATTTCCCTGACTTCGATGATCGGACTCGCCCTCGGCGTGATCGTGATGATCGTGGTGCTGTCGGTAATGAACGGCTTCGACCATGAGATGCGCACCCGCGTGCTGGGCATGGTGCCTCACGCCACTATCGAATCCGGCGAGCCCATCAGCGACTGGCAAGGCCTGGCCGCCAAGGTCAAGGCCAATCCCCAGGTACTGGCGGTGGCGCCCTTCACCCAGATGCAGGGTCTGTTGACCAACAACGGCCAGGTGCAGAAGGTGCTGCTCAATGCCATCGATCCGGCCCAGGAACGCCAGGTCTCGATCATCGACCACTTCATGCAGCAGGGGCAGCTCGATGCCCTGGCGCCCGGCAGTTTCGGTATCGTCATCGGTGACAAGGCCGCCAACAAGCTGGGCGTCGGCCTGGGTGACAAGCTGACCTTCGTCGCCCCGGAAGTCTCGGTGACGCCGGCTGGCATGTTCCCGCGCATGAAGCGCTTTATCGTAGTGGGCATCTTCCACGTTGGCGCCGGCGAGATCGATGGCTACCTGGGCCTGACCAACCTCCAGGACCTGGGGCGCCTGCACCGCTGGAAGCCGGATCAGGTCCAGGGCCTGCGGCTGAAGTTCGACGACCTGTTCCAGGCGCCGCGCACGGCCTGGCAGATCGCCCAGGAGCTGGGCGAGAACCATTTCTACGCCCGTGACTGGACCCGCACCCACGGCAACCTGTACCAGGCCATCCGCATGGAAAAAGCCATGATCGGCCTGCTGCTCTTGCTGATCGTCGCGGTGGCCGCGTTCAACATCATCTCGACCCTGGTGATGGTGGTGAACGACAAGAAAGGCGATATCGCCATCCTCCGTACCCTGGGGGCGACGCCAGGAACCATCATGGCGATCTTCATGGTCCAGGGCACGGTGATCGGTGTGGTCGGTACCCTGATCGGCGCCGTGCTGGGCATGCTCGCGGCGTTGAATGTCAGCGCTGCGATCGCCGGCCTCGAACGCCTGATCGGGCACAAATTCCTTAATGCCGACGTGTACTTCATCGATTACCTGCCGTCCCAGCTGATGGCCGAGGACGTGTTGATGGTCTGCGGCGCGGCGTTGGTCCTGAGTTTCCTCGCCACCCTGTATCCTGCCTGGCGTGCGGCGCGCACCCAGCCTGCGGAGGCGCTACGTTATGAGTGAGTTGGGCATGAGTGAAAAAGCAATCCTGAGCTGCCGCGACCTGGGCAAATCCTACGAGGAAGGTCCGGAATCGGTGGTGGTGCTGTCTGGCCTGCAGTTGGAGCTGCACCCGGGGGAGCGAGTGGCCATCGTCGGCAGCTCCGGCTCCGGTAAAAGTACCTTGCTCAACTTGCTGGGCGGCCTGGATACGCCTTCCAGGGGCAGCGTCTGGCTGGCCGGGGAGGAGCTTTCGGCCCTGGGTGAGAAGGCCCGTGGCCAGCTACGCAACCGCGCCTTGGGATTCGTCTATCAGTTCCACCACCTGCTGCCGGAATTCACCGCCCTGGAGAATGTCTGCATGCCGCTGCTGATCGGCCGTACACCGATCCCGGAAGCCCGGCAGCGGGCTACGGCGCTGCTGGAGCGGGTTGGTCTCGGTCATCGCCTGGAACACAAGCCCGCCGAACTGTCCGGTGGCGAACGCCAACGGGTGGCCATCGCCCGGGCCCTGGTGAACAAGCCTGGGCTGGTGATGCTCGACGAGCCTACTGGCAACCTCGACTCCCATACCGCCCAGGGCATCCAGGACTTGATGCTGGAGCTCAGCACCTCGATGCGCACCGCCTTTTTGGTGGTGACCCACGACATGAACCTGGCCCGGCAGATGGATCGCGTATTGCACCTGCAAGAAGGTCACCTGGTCGCAATCTGATGCGACCGCACGCGGCGTCGGTGGTTAGCCCAGCGGCGTCGGGTCATTAATTTTTCCAGGGTGCCTTGCCCATGTTCCGACCCTTATCGATCTTTATCGGCACGCGCTACACCCGCGCCAAGCGGCGTAACCGCTTCGTTTCCTTCATTTCCATGACCTCGATGATCGGCCTTGCCCTGGGTGTACTGGCGATGATCGTGGTGCTCTCGGTGATGAACGGTTTCCAGCGGGAAATGAGTTCGCGGATCCTTGGCATGGTGCCCCATGCGACCATCGTCGGGGTCAAGCCCATCGATGACTGGCAGCCGGTGGCCGCTGCGGCGCTGAGCAATCCACAAGTCACCGCGGCAGTGCCGTTCACTGAGATGGAGGGCATGCTGTCCTACAAGGGCGCGATGCAGCCGATCCAGATCAGCGGCATCGATCCGGCCCAGGAAGGCAAGGTCTCCATCGTCGCCCAGCATATCGTCCAGGGCAGCCTGCAGGACCTGAAGCCAGGCGAGTTCGGCGTGGTGATCGGCGAGATCACGGCCCGGCGCTTTCGCTTGAATGTCGGCGACAAGCTGACGCTGATCGTGCCGGAAGTCAGTAGCGCCCCCGGCGGTATCACCCCGCGCATGCAGCGCCTGAATGTGGTGGGGGTATTCAAGGTCGGTGCCGAGCTGGATGGCTCCATGGGCCTGATTCATGTGGCCGATGCCGCCGAAATGCAGCACTGGCAGCCGAACCAGGTGCAGAGCGTGCGCCTGGCGGTGAAGGATCTGTACGCTGCGCCGCAGGTTTCGGCGAGCATCGCCAAGGATCTGGGGGCGGACTTCAGGGCCGATGACTGGACCCATACCCAGGGCAGCCTGTTCAGCGCGATGAAGATGGAAAAGACCATGATCGGCCTGCTCCTGCTGATGATCGTCGCGGTGGCGGCCTTCAACATCATCGCCACCCTGATCATGGTGGTGAACGACAAGGGCGCGGATATCGCGATCCTGCGCACCATCGGCGCCACCCCGCGGCAGATCATGGCGATCTTCATGGTCCAGGGGACGGTGATCGGCATCGTCGGCACCCTGATCGGCGGCGTGCTGGGCGTCCTGGCGGCGCTGAACGTGAGCGAGCTGGTGGGGTGGCTGGAGCGCATCAGCGGCCAGCAGATCTTCAGCTCGGATGTGTACTTCGTCAGCAACCTGCCTTCGGAGCTGCAGGGCGGTGACGTGGCGTTGATCTGCAGCGCCGGGTTCATCTTGAGCTTCCTGGCCACCGTCTACCCGGCCTGGCGCGCTTCCAAGGTCGAGCCGGCCCAGGCGCTGCGCTACTCCTGAGTCGTGAACCCCTGTGCTGCGAGGGTGGCACAGGGGTCAGGTGTTCTTCGGGAGCTCAATCACGAAGCGAGTCCAGCCCTGGCCCGATTCGCAATGGATCTGCCCGCCATGGGCCCTGACGATCGATTGGGTGATGGCCAGCCCCAGCCCGGCATGCTCACTGCTGCCTTCGCGCCGCGCCGGATCGGCCCGGTAGAAGCGATCGAACAGGTGCGGCAGGACTTCCTTGGCGATACCTTCGCCACTGTTCTCGATGCTCAGGCACAAATCCCGAGGCCTTTCGCTGATTTGCACCTTGACCCAGCCAGTGGCTGGAGTGAAGCGCAGGGCGTTGTCCAGCAGGTTGGACAGGGCCCGGCGCAGCATGCTGCGGTCCCCGGAAATCTGGGCACTGCCCTCGCGGCTGAGGTGGACTTGCGCGTCCTCGGCCAGGGGGCCGTAGAACTCCAGCAGCACGTCGGTCTCATGGGCCAGGTCGAGCATTTCGCGTCGAGGGGCCAGTAGACCGTGGTCGGCCTTGGCCAGGTACAGCATGTCGTTGACCAACTGTGCCATCCACTGCAGTTCTTCGAGATTGCTGTGCAGGGCTTCGCGGTAGTCCTCGATAGGCCTGGGCCGGGTCAGGGTGACCTGGGTGTGGGTCAAGAGGTTGGACAGCGGCGTGCGCAGTTCATGGGCGATGTCGGCGGAGAAGGCCGAGAGGCGCTGGAACGACTCGTCGAGGCGACCGAGCATGGCGTTGAAGCTGCCGGCCAGTTCCGCCAGCTCGGCCGGCATCTGCTCTGCCGGCAAGCGCTGGGTCAGTGAGCTGGCGGAAACTCCGGCGGCTACCACACTCATGCGCCGTAACGGACGCAGGCCACTGCGAGCGGCCCAGGCGCCCAGCAGGGCGGTGGCCAGGGCTGACAACCCTACGGTGAGCCAGATCAGGTTCTGCATGCGTTGCAGGAAATGCTGGTGATGGGTGATGTCGAGCATCAGGGTCAGCCTGGGGGAGCTGGCTTGGCCGGGAACCAGCGCCGCGTTGTAGATCCGGTAGGCGGTTCCGGCCAGGTCCAGGCTGTGCAGGCCAGCTGGGGTGGGCAGTGGGGTGTCGAGCGGGGGCAGGGTGTCGAGCCAGGCCTGGCCGTCGGCGCCGTCGATTCGCAGTGCCAGGTCTGGTTGATGGCGCAGTTCATCCTGCAACCTGGCCAGGTGCTGGGGAAAGTCAGCCGCCGTGGTGACATCCTGCAATGCACTGCGCAGGGCGATCAGCTTGCTGTCCAGCAGTTGTTGGTCCAGCTCGATGAAGTGCGCCTCGCTGGCGCGGCTGAACAGTACCCCGGCCAGCAGCGACACCACGGCGGTACAGGCCGCGAACAGCAGCGCCAGGCGCCCGCTCAAGGACAGGCGGCGCATCAGGCCTGGCGCTCTTCGAGCACATAACCCATGCCGCGCACGGTATGGATCAGCTTGTTGGGGTAATCGTCATCGATCTTCAGGCGCAGGCGGCGGATCGCGACTTCGATGACGTTGGTGTCGCTGTCGAAGTTCATGTCCCAGACCTGGGAGGCGATCAACGACTTGGGCAAGACCTCGCCCTGGCGTCGCAGGAGCATCTCCAGCAGGGCGAACTCCTTGGCCGTGAGGTCGATGCGCTGGTTGCCACGTTCCACCCGGCGGCGGATCAGGTCCAGGCGCAGGTCGGCCAGTTGCAGGCTGGTTTCCTGGGTGGCGCTACCACCACGACGCAGCAGGCTGCGCACCCGGGCCAGCAACTCGGAGAAGGCGAAGGGCTTGACCAGGTAGTCGTCGGCGCCCAGCTCCAATCCGTGCACGCGGTCCTCAACGGCATCCCGGGCGGTGAGGAACAGCACCGGTATCTCCAGGCCGGCGCTGCGCACCGCTTGCAGTATCTGCCAACCACTGCGGCCGGGGAGCATCACATCAAGGATCAGCAGTGCATAGTCGCCGGTCAGGGCCAGATGCTGGCCGGTGGTGCCGTCCGCCACCAGTTCGGTATTGAAGCCGGCTTCGCTCAGGCCCTGGCGCAGGTATTGGCCGGTCTTGGGTTGGTCTTCGACGATCAGTAGCTTCATGGCAGGACTCTTGGCATATGGAACCCCGGCTTTATACCTTGCAGGGGCGTTGCACAGGTAAAGCTGACAAAGTTGTAATCTAGCTGTCAGCCAGCCGGCAGCAGCGGGGCCCTAAAGTTTGACACAAGCTCGATTCCGTTCTTGTTGGGGTTTGATAATGAGTATGCAAAGTGTGTTGTTGCAAAGCCGTTCCTTTCTTGGCGGCTGCCTGATGTTGTTGGCTACGCCGCTGTGGGCGTCGCCAGCGGCGTCCTATGACTTTGGCCAGCCGGCTCCGGCGAACAAGGCCACTCGCAGCATCGAAGTGGTGATGGGGGACATGTCGTTCACCCCCAAGGCGCTGGAGGTCAAGGCTGGCGAGACGGTGCGATTCGTACTGGTGAACAAGGGGCAGTTGCTGCATGAGTTCAACCTGGGCGATTCGGCGATGCATGCCCGGCACCAGCAGGAAATGCTGCAGATGCAGCAGAGTGGCATGCTGACTCCCACCGGTATGAAGGCCATGGAGCACGGCTCGATGGATCATGCCTCGATGGGGCATGGCGCCATGCCCGGGATGGCCCCGGGCATGCAGCACGACGATCCCAATAGCGTGCTGGTGGAGCCGGGCAAGCAGGCCGAGCTGACCTGGACCTTCAGCAAGAGCGGTAGCCTGGAGTTCGCCTGCAATATCCCAGGGCACTACCAGGCCGGGATGGTGGGCAAGTTGACGGTCAGTCCGTAGGCTCCTGGGGCTCAATGGCGGAGCAAAGGCTGTTAGAATCCGCTGATTCTTCAGTCAGGTTTCCGCCATGCATCCCGCAGCCGAACATTCGCCGCTGGGCAAATCCAGTGAATACATCTCCACCTACACACCCTCGTTGCTGTTCCCGATTCCTCGGGCAGCGAAATGGGCCGAGCTGGGCTTGAGCGCCGAGACCTTGCCTTACAAGGGGGTGGATTTCTGGAATTGCTTCGAGCTGTCCTGGCTGTTGCCCTCGGGCAAGCCGGTGGTGGCCATCGCCGAGTTCAGTATTCCCGCCGACTCGCCGAACATCATCGAGTCCAAGTCCTTCAAGCTGTACCTCAACTCGCTGAACCAGACGCCGTTCGCCGACCGGGCCACGCTCGAAGCGACCCTGGGCAAGGATCTTTCGGCTGCCGCGGGCAAGCCGGTGGGCGTGCGGGTCCGCAGCTTGGGTGAGGTCGAGGCGCAGGGGTTGGTGGCGCTGCCGGGCGTGTGCATCGACGACCTGGATATCAGTGTCGACAGCTATGAGCATCCGCGTCCCGAGCTGCTGCGCTGCGACAGCTCGCAGGTGGTGGAGGAAAGCTTGCACAGCCATCTGCTCAAGTCCAACTGCCCGGTGACCAGCCAGCCGGATTGGGGCAGCGTGGTGGTGCAATACCGTGGTGCGGCCCTGGATCACGCCAGCCTGCTGGCCTATCTGGTGAGTTTCCGCCAGCACTCGGACTTCCATGAGCAGTGCGTGGAGCGGATCTTCCTCGACCTGCAGCGCCTGCTCAAGCCGCAGAAGCTCACTGTCTATGCGCGCTACGTGCGCCGCGGCGGGTTGGATATCAACCCTTACCGCAGTACCGAAACGATGGATTTCACCAACCAGCGCCTGGTACGCCAGTAAACGAAAAGCCCCGCCATCATGGCGGGGCTTTCGCTTGAGCTTGATCGTTGGTCGATCAGATGCCGATGTTGCCCAGGGTCTGGACGATGTTGCGCAGGGTTCCGGCAATGGCGGGATGTTCCAGTTCGAACCGCTCCACAGCCAGGTTGACACCATCGGCGAGGCTGGCGTCATGGGTGCTGCTCTCCAGCTTGAGCTGCACTTCGATCTGTTGCATCAGCTCCTGCAGGTTCTCGCGTTCGGCGGGCGAAAGCGGTGGGTTCTGTTCCAATTGCTCGCGCAGGGTGTCGAGTTGTTCTTGCAGTTCGCGGGCAGGCATGGCGTTCTCCCTTCATTGATAGGCACAGGGATGGACCGCGAGCCAGGGTCAAAGGTCCATGCCCCCAGGATTTAGAGTAATCCACTCGCCAACGCCGTGCATGATCCTGATCAACGGGCTTATGTCAGGGTTTTTCACCCTTGAGCCGGCGCAGCTCGATATCCGCCAGGCAAGTATTCAGGTCGCCCAGGTGATCGATCACCGAGTGCACGCCCAAACCGAAGAGTTGCATCGTCGCCTTGCCCCGCTTGAGCTCGCGCTCCTGCTGGTCCAGTGCCTGCCATTCACTGGGCGTCATGCCGCACAGGGAGCCGCAGGATGCCAGGCCGATGGTCCAGAGCCCGGCATTGAGCCCCGATTGCAGCAGGTGTGGTTCACCGCTGACCAGGACGCAACCGTCCAGGCCTTTGACCTTGAGTGCCATCAGTGCTTGCCAGCAAGCATCCGGGGCGGGCCAGGGATTACAGGCGTTCGGCGCTGGGTGGATCCATTCCGGCAGGGAGGCGCTCAGGTGGCGGGCCTGGGCCGGGGAGAGCTGCTCGAGCCAGGCGCAGGGAATGCCTCGCTGGCGCAGGTGGTGCAGGGTGTCCAGCGCGCCAGGGGTGGCCAGGGCTTGTTCGGCTGTAGGTTGCATGGAGGATTGCAGGCGCAGGCGGGCGCCGAAGTCCACCAGGCAGCCGCTGAGCCCGAAAAGCACTGCTGTCAGGGGGCGATGGGGGAGGCCCGAAGGCTCGGCGTGGGGCATGGCAGCGTCCTTGAAATACTCTCCAAAACTAGTTGG
It contains:
- the sthA gene encoding Si-specific NAD(P)(+) transhydrogenase, producing MAVYNYDVVVLGSGPAGEGAAMNAAKAGRKVAMVDSRRQVGGNCTHLGTIPSKALRHSVRQIMQFNTNPMFRAIGEPRWFSFPDVLKSAEKVISKQVASRTGYYARNRVDVFFGTGSFADEQTVEVVCANGVVEKLVAKHIIIATGSRPYRPADIDFNHPRIYDSDTILSLGHTPRKLIVYGAGVIGCEYASIFSGLGVLVELVDNRGQLLSFLDSEISQALSYHFSNNNITVRHNEEYERVEGVDNGVILHLKSGKKIKADALLWCNGRTGNTDKLGMENIGIKVNGRGQIEVDENYRTSVPNIYGAGDVIGWPSLASAAHDQGRSAAGSIVDNGSWRFVNDVPTGIYTIPEISSIGKNEQELTQAKVPYEVGKAFFKGMARAQIAGEPQGMLKILFHRETLEVLGVHCFGYQASEIVHIGQAIMNQPGELNTLKYFVNTTFNYPTMAEAYRVAAYDGLNRLF
- a CDS encoding lipoprotein-releasing ABC transporter permease subunit, translated to MFRPLSIFIGTRYTRAKRRNRFVSFISMTSMIGLALGVLAMIVVLSVMNGFQREMSSRILGMVPHATIVGVKPIDDWQPVAAAALSNPQVTAAVPFTEMEGMLSYKGAMQPIQISGIDPAQEGKVSIVAQHIVQGSLQDLKPGEFGVVIGEITARRFRLNVGDKLTLIVPEVSSAPGGITPRMQRLNVVGVFKVGAELDGSMGLIHVADAAEMQHWQPNQVQSVRLAVKDLYAAPQVSASIAKDLGADFRADDWTHTQGSLFSAMKMEKTMIGLLLLMIVAVAAFNIIATLIMVVNDKGADIAILRTIGATPRQIMAIFMVQGTVIGIVGTLIGGVLGVLAALNVSELVGWLERISGQQIFSSDVYFVSNLPSELQGGDVALICSAGFILSFLATVYPAWRASKVEPAQALRYS
- the queF gene encoding NADPH-dependent 7-cyano-7-deazaguanine reductase QueF (Catalyzes the NADPH-dependent reduction of 7-cyano-7-deazaguanine (preQ0) to 7-aminomethyl-7-deazaguanine (preQ1) in queuosine biosynthesis), with the protein product MHPAAEHSPLGKSSEYISTYTPSLLFPIPRAAKWAELGLSAETLPYKGVDFWNCFELSWLLPSGKPVVAIAEFSIPADSPNIIESKSFKLYLNSLNQTPFADRATLEATLGKDLSAAAGKPVGVRVRSLGEVEAQGLVALPGVCIDDLDISVDSYEHPRPELLRCDSSQVVEESLHSHLLKSNCPVTSQPDWGSVVVQYRGAALDHASLLAYLVSFRQHSDFHEQCVERIFLDLQRLLKPQKLTVYARYVRRGGLDINPYRSTETMDFTNQRLVRQ
- a CDS encoding glycerophosphodiester phosphodiesterase produces the protein MTLIYGHRGAKGEAPENTLTSFQECLKHGVRRCELDLHLSMDGELMVIHDPTLKRTTDRRGKVVEHSAAELVTYDARRGGPGWVSPCPIPRLEELFEKCDFEHWQLEVKSASRTRAATTVLAIREMAQRFGLLDKVTVTSSSREVLKAAVELTPDLSRGLVAEYAWLDPLKVAQSYGCQMLALNWTLCTPERLQRAQRQGLHVSVWTVNEPALMRRLADFGVDSLITDFPGLASATLENY
- a CDS encoding phosphatase; translated protein: MPHAEPSGLPHRPLTAVLFGLSGCLVDFGARLRLQSSMQPTAEQALATPGALDTLHHLRQRGIPCAWLEQLSPAQARHLSASLPEWIHPAPNACNPWPAPDACWQALMALKVKGLDGCVLVSGEPHLLQSGLNAGLWTIGLASCGSLCGMTPSEWQALDQQERELKRGKATMQLFGLGVHSVIDHLGDLNTCLADIELRRLKGEKP
- a CDS encoding heavy metal sensor histidine kinase; translation: MRRLSLSGRLALLFAACTAVVSLLAGVLFSRASEAHFIELDQQLLDSKLIALRSALQDVTTAADFPQHLARLQDELRHQPDLALRIDGADGQAWLDTLPPLDTPLPTPAGLHSLDLAGTAYRIYNAALVPGQASSPRLTLMLDITHHQHFLQRMQNLIWLTVGLSALATALLGAWAARSGLRPLRRMSVVAAGVSASSLTQRLPAEQMPAELAELAGSFNAMLGRLDESFQRLSAFSADIAHELRTPLSNLLTHTQVTLTRPRPIEDYREALHSNLEELQWMAQLVNDMLYLAKADHGLLAPRREMLDLAHETDVLLEFYGPLAEDAQVHLSREGSAQISGDRSMLRRALSNLLDNALRFTPATGWVKVQISERPRDLCLSIENSGEGIAKEVLPHLFDRFYRADPARREGSSEHAGLGLAITQSIVRAHGGQIHCESGQGWTRFVIELPKNT
- a CDS encoding lipoprotein-releasing ABC transporter permease subunit; translation: MFRPLFAFIGTRYTRAKRRNHFVSFISLTSMIGLALGVIVMIVVLSVMNGFDHEMRTRVLGMVPHATIESGEPISDWQGLAAKVKANPQVLAVAPFTQMQGLLTNNGQVQKVLLNAIDPAQERQVSIIDHFMQQGQLDALAPGSFGIVIGDKAANKLGVGLGDKLTFVAPEVSVTPAGMFPRMKRFIVVGIFHVGAGEIDGYLGLTNLQDLGRLHRWKPDQVQGLRLKFDDLFQAPRTAWQIAQELGENHFYARDWTRTHGNLYQAIRMEKAMIGLLLLLIVAVAAFNIISTLVMVVNDKKGDIAILRTLGATPGTIMAIFMVQGTVIGVVGTLIGAVLGMLAALNVSAAIAGLERLIGHKFLNADVYFIDYLPSQLMAEDVLMVCGAALVLSFLATLYPAWRAARTQPAEALRYE
- the lolD gene encoding lipoprotein-releasing ABC transporter ATP-binding protein LolD, which encodes MSEKAILSCRDLGKSYEEGPESVVVLSGLQLELHPGERVAIVGSSGSGKSTLLNLLGGLDTPSRGSVWLAGEELSALGEKARGQLRNRALGFVYQFHHLLPEFTALENVCMPLLIGRTPIPEARQRATALLERVGLGHRLEHKPAELSGGERQRVAIARALVNKPGLVMLDEPTGNLDSHTAQGIQDLMLELSTSMRTAFLVVTHDMNLARQMDRVLHLQEGHLVAI
- a CDS encoding DUF4404 family protein — encoded protein: MPARELQEQLDTLREQLEQNPPLSPAERENLQELMQQIEVQLKLESSTHDASLADGVNLAVERFELEHPAIAGTLRNIVQTLGNIGI
- a CDS encoding heavy metal response regulator transcription factor; its protein translation is MKLLIVEDQPKTGQYLRQGLSEAGFNTELVADGTTGQHLALTGDYALLILDVMLPGRSGWQILQAVRSAGLEIPVLFLTARDAVEDRVHGLELGADDYLVKPFAFSELLARVRSLLRRGGSATQETSLQLADLRLDLIRRRVERGNQRIDLTAKEFALLEMLLRRQGEVLPKSLIASQVWDMNFDSDTNVIEVAIRRLRLKIDDDYPNKLIHTVRGMGYVLEERQA
- a CDS encoding PilZ domain-containing protein — encoded protein: MSTLDEEDRREYYRIEDAIALEISPLSAHDAASKEVLQDESALFNLLSELHLSEFESQHLLRQVSERDRTLASYLKVMNKRIDLLGQVVAQTVLGKFGEPQRVILSEGGIEFGHHQSYPAGSHLALKLLLMPQALGLLLRAKVTHCEPQGFGTFEIGTEFEALTEAQRQLLARYIMQKQAQQRRLAREQNTPDTQ
- the copI gene encoding copper-resistant cuproprotein CopI: MSMQSVLLQSRSFLGGCLMLLATPLWASPAASYDFGQPAPANKATRSIEVVMGDMSFTPKALEVKAGETVRFVLVNKGQLLHEFNLGDSAMHARHQQEMLQMQQSGMLTPTGMKAMEHGSMDHASMGHGAMPGMAPGMQHDDPNSVLVEPGKQAELTWTFSKSGSLEFACNIPGHYQAGMVGKLTVSP